The nucleotide sequence AAGTCATGCCACATACTGTAGGCTATTGCACATACTGAGCAGGATGGCAATGTGTGTTGGTTGTGACTGTGCAAGTTAAAGGACGAACACTCTGGCACGTCATGGTTGCTCATCACGTGATCTTCTGTgcagttaatgtgataacatgtgacGTCATCAGTGGCTGTTAGTGCTGTTTAATAATGAGGGAGGACAATATTTTTGTAATGACCATATTGGATGAATGTCATTCACATTCCATTCACCAGCTCAATGAACAGTGACGTTGACAAGTTTAGGCTACTCCATGATGCAAATATTTTCCCTTCATGAGGTGGCTACAAAATAgactatgaatgaaagtttacaacgtaggtgcacaggtcgagagacgtttgagtaatcaaggtgacataCATCGGCATGTTCAATATCGCCTTACAGGGTGTAATCATTTGTCCAACGGTTGCAAACaaaagtttctattggacaaatccaTGTATGTTTATTCACGTTTCGTtcagtttgcttccatttaagaaatgttttaacagAATCGTCCGAATGAATAcgcccctgatcacacgcaaacacagttcactttcatccCTTTgatcgttgtataattccttctcacatctattCGCTCTCCTCTGctcacaggtagcctagtcaaataattaacatccaatcacattaaccgttactctctcgcgggaaaccttcactcttgcttagacatttagaaacgaaacacgaaaatttcaaaaataagccacgggagttttttgagtgTGAATAAAGAagacttttgagtagtaagacatgtataaaagcaacagataccattaataagaaggggctagaagtgtcttatatggtgagctaccgaatGGCTAGGACAGACAAGCCCCATACtcttgtggaggacttaattcttcctgctgccgtggatatggctgggacaatgctgggggaaaaaggCCAAaataaactatacagacaatgctttcatcaaacaacactgtttcacaatgcatcagtgacatggcaggagatgttttgaaacaattactgcttcgcatacaaacCAGTGAATTaaatgcgttacagctggatgaatgaacagacgtggcgggcctggcacagctcctggtatatgtccaatacgtttatggggggtcaattaaggaagacatcctattctgcaaaccactggaaaccaggacaacatgagaggatatgtttaaagtactggacagctttgtgacctcaaatggactttggtggtcaagatgtgttggtatctgtactgatgatgcaaaagccatgacagggagacatagtggagtggtaacgcgcgtgcaagcagttgctcccgacgccactttggtacactgcagcatccacgagaggctcttgctgccaagggaatgcctggcaacttgaaagacgttttggacactacagtgaaaatggttaactttgttaaagcaatgCCCCTGAATTCTCgggtattttctgcattatgcaatgatattgGCAGCGATCATAAAATGCTTTTACAATATAtggaagtgcgctggttatcaaggggcaaagtattgacacgtttttttttattgagagacaagcttaaagttttctttactgaccatcattttcacccCTCTGACCGCTTGCGTGATGtgtttctcacatgactggcctatctgggtgatgttttttctcgcctgaatgatctgaatctaggattacagtgACTctcgggacaaaattgaggctatgattaagaagttggagctcttttctgtcttgattaacaaggacaacacacaggtctttccatcattgtatgatttttttgtgtgcaaattaactcaagcttacggacaatgtcaaatgtgatatagcgaagcacttGAGTGAGCTGCATGcgcaattacacaggtactttcctgaaacgaacgacacaaacaactggattcgttatccctttcatgcccttcctccagtccacttaccgatatctgaataAGAGAGCCTCATGTAAaatgcaacaagcggttctgtgaaaattgtatttaatcagaagccactgccagctttctggataggggtgtgctcagagtttcttgccttggcaaatcgcgttGTTAAGAcgctgatgccctttgcaaccacgtacctatgtgagagcgGATTCTCAGCCCTCATTAGCATGaagctaaatacaggcacagactgtgggtggaaaatgatttaagactgagaatccaaacattgcagagttatgtgcatcctttcaagcacacacTTCTCATTagcctgtggtgagttattcaaaatgttcgatgaacaaataaggttttatatgtaagatggctaaataaagagcaaaattattgattattattattatattattatttgtgccctggtcctataagagctctctGTCACTTCTCACGATCCGGGTTgagacaaaaactcacactcattcttatgtttaataaatgtatcaaatagtgtgtgtgtgtgtgtgtgtgtgtgtgtggcaggcttacaatgatgacaaaaaacaacatttgagagtgcgctgaccctggtgctagagggggtacgcagctggaggttgaatgtttgaaggggtacggaactataaaaagtttgggaaccactgttctaacccatcgctttctactacatataataatacgattaaattatatctttacattaaaaacccgAGTCTATCATAATTcaagtcattccaataaatgttataacccttgatcttcaagaataggacttggaaatatggaaggatagattagccaaattgttttacatgagcataaccccaaaactaaggacttattaaccagccctactctgttgtttatgattttgttgtcatggaggactgattgggctcattgatttgaGTTGAAAAAATAAAATGTGAAGCTCActgaatggcatgctttgagcactactgaaaatgctagttacatgtgaaaaatgaatgccatatgctgcccTTGctgtaggcctattgtttacctttttgttggtgacactttgatatcttgataatatgcagctatTTAAacggcaaatccacagatgaaacaataaaaTAACGGTCGCcgcgcctctgttttggtaaaaagctcagggatgggcctggataaatgtaaccactctcagattaatagacagagctatggatgcaaggactgaccatccatgatatcaaaatgattgttttaactgactatacagtgtttgtttacgactacaatgtttgtatatatatatatatagtaccagtcaaaagtttggacacacctactcattcaaggatttttctttatttttactatttcctacattgtagaataatagtgaagacatcaaaactatgaaagaatacatatggaatcatgtagtaaccaaaaaagtgttaaacaaatctaaatataatttatattcgagattcttcaaagtagccaccctcttcacactcttggcattctctttaccagcttcatgagttagtcacctggaatgcatttcaattaacaggtgtgccttgttaaaagttaatttgtggaatttcattccttcttaatgtgtttgagccaatcagttgtgctgtgacaaggtagggttggtatacagaagatagctctatttgctTAAACACCAAgtcccatattatggcaagaacagctcaaatacgcaaagagaaacgacagtccatttcTACTTTAAGAAGTTCAGTCAGTCCAGAATACTTCAAGAAAgtctcttcaagtgcagtcgcaaaaaccgtcaagcattatgatgaaactgtctctcatgaggaccgccacaggaaaggaagactcagagttacttctgctgcagtgGGTAaggtcattagagttaactgcacctcagactgcagcccaaataaatgcttctccaggttcaagtaacagacacatctcaacatcaattgttcagaggagattgcgtCAATTattccttcatggtcgaattgctgaaaagaaaccactactaaaggacaccaataataagaagatacTTGCCTGTGCCacgaaacacgagcaatagacaatagacctgtggaaatctgtccttggtctgatgagtccaaatttgagatcttTGTTTCCAACCACcgggtctttgtgagacgcggagtaggtgaacatatgatctccgcatgtgtggttcccactgtgaagcatggaaaaggtgtgatggtgtgggggtgctttgctggtgactctgtcaatgatttatttagaattcaatttacacttaaccagcatggctaccacagcattctgcagcaatatgccatcccatctggtttgcgcttagtgggactatcatttgtttttcaacaggacaatgacccaaaacacacctccgggctgtgtaagggctatttgaacaagaaggagagtgatggagtgctgcatcagacgacctggcctccacaatcacctgacctcaacccaattgagatggtttggggtgagttggaccgcagagtgaaggaaaagcagccaacaaaagTGTgcattcaaatggctctcctgtgaagtagtgacacgggacatacacctagtttcctgaaactagTCACATATGTGATTGACTGGCTCAAATCGtttttatgtagcaaaatttgaaatagtgttttttacattggataaaagtagagactcagagctacaaaatggtatatcatacatgcatcatgcatttttgaggaacaatgggaaagttattctgctttgaaagttttgagaaaattatttttgaatgttttggtacctactggagagatctcttttgtctacacccattcagcattgttcacaccctcttaagccagccccacccatctctttaaggattcacatgtgaggtcatgtgctaaaaagtgagtagtgtagtgaagattaagactaaaagtggtaaaagtagtagtcTACAATAAGGGAAAAAACAGGTAAACagaaaaaacatattttataaatattagatgacacttacccagacacacttgtctaaatgtatgggtcatgtgaaagaattGCTATAACCTCCAGCCACATCTTGCCAAGTGGATGGTctttacagaaggtgtaaacagtacagccaaatggttCCTTGCATAGTAGCGATATTAGAAATAGATATtgtcaatatatatataaaataatatactgtatgtacaagaAAAATATCAGTAACAATGTCAGTGATTGATGAGGTAGTTgtatgcatacaatcaggggcAAGTAGCGTTGtatgcattggggcaagtagcgttttcctggcatctgccaaacccagattcgtccgtcggactgccagatggtgaagcatgattcatcactccagagaacgtggttccactgctccagagtccaatggcggcgaactttacaccactccagccgacgcttagcATTGCCCATGATGAggattgtgtgcggctgctcggccatggaaaccaatttcatgaagctcgcAACAAACTGTTTTTGTGCTGAtgtttcttccagaggcagtttggaactcggtagtgagtattgCAAGCGAGGACAGGTGATTTTTATACCCTATGCACTTCAGAACTCGGCGGATCCGtaatgtgagcttgtgtggcctaccacttcgcggctgagcagttgttgctcctagacgtttccacttcacaataacagcacttacatttgaccggggcagctataacagggcagacatttgatgaactgacttgttggaacggtaccacgttgaaagtcactgagctcttcagtaaggccattctactgccaatgttcgtCTATGGAGAtcgctgtgtgctcgattgtatacatcTGTTAGCAAgagttgtggctgaaatagccaaatccactaatttgaagggtccACATACTCttgaatatatatgtatatatgtatatgtatatgtatatatatatgtatgtatgtatgtatgtatgtatgtatgtatgtatgtatgtgtgtgtgtgtgtgtgtgtgtgtgtgtgtgtgtgtgtgtgtgtgtgtgtgtgtgtgtgtgtgtgtgtgtatgtatgtatgtatgtatgtatgtatgtatgtatgtatgtatgtatgtatgtatgtatgtatatatatatgtatgtaaaaCAGGACGAATTTGATGGGGCATGTGCCCCTGTGCCCCTTATGAGTACGTGTTAGAGTTACACTGAGGCATTACATTACTGTTGAAGGAATTTATTTGAGAATCTTGTTCCGTGTAAGGCTTTGGCCCATCCTATTACTACAGGTGAAAGGCAATATCTCAACCCCACTCTCTGCTGCTGAAAACCAAAGCAGACACATCTTGACTACAGATGCTACTCTTTCAGAGTGTAATGGTGTTTGTTTTGACACCTTttggatacatttttttattggaTTTTTTTAAACGGATTAACCTCCCGGATCTTCATTTATTAGCTTTTGCGGCCTTTGTGATAATCCTTATAATTACAAACCTAATTTTCTTCCCATTAGGTTCTGCCCTCCAACAATTTCTACGTGTTGATTGTGTTCACTCTCAATGTGTTTGGACGGCGGAAATAATCATGTTTTTCCaatcatgtttttttcttttgttCCATGGTCATTTTGCAGCTGGTGTGCAGTTTCTACTACTTATGAGGGGTAGAAGTTTATCTAAGAAAATCAATAAAATCATGCTCATTATTTCAGTGTAAGGGTCAGAGAAGCAAAACGTCTTTGATTAAAAAAGGTTGAATTGGGCAAAaacttcacttgtggacttcattCAAGCATAGTTGCTAGCAAAGCCTCACTTTACAATATGAACATGAAAAGATTAAGCGTCATTGTTTAGCTGCTTATGGTCGTACATATTTTGCAAAGCAATACATATAAATCCGACTACATTCACTGAATCCTCCTTGGTTAGAATAATGATCAGACAGACGTATGATAGAGGCAGTTTTCTTATAGGTCCTCCACTCATCTCTCTTGATCCGTTTGCTGTGGATGAAACACAACAGTAGACTGCAGACTGTTTGAAGTGATTTGTGTTATAAGGAGACCCACACCGATATAACAAATGACTATAGACAAATTGTTCTTAAATTTCAAACGCCTGAGACTAAACCATTGAAAGAAAAGAGTACAATGGCCTAAATTGTGACAGTATGTTGAATAAGTGTGTGAGTCAGGGGATATAGGTGTTTCATGATTGCTGGTTTCAGCTGCAGTACTGTGTGAAACGCTTATGATGGCTCAGGATGTTGAAAATGAGGCATTTGCGTCAGAGAAACAAGGCCATTCTAATCTGTCCTCAATGTTCATTGAAATAAGATCTCATCCATTTTAGTGTCCATTTATAATCCTAAACGAATATGCATTTTTATATTGACATCCATGAAGGCTTTCACGTGTCACTTATTCTTACCAATTTATGCTCTCTAATTATATTCTCTTGTTGTGTGTGTTCCCTCTCTCGTAGAGCCGTGACAGAATGGTCGACTGTATGAGTAAAGTCATGCTGCACACGGCCCTCTCATGCTGGCAACCGTTCCTGGGACTGGCTCTTGTGGCCGTCTTCGTGGGTTCCGCCTTGGGATGTCCCGCCCGCTGCGACTGCTCAGCCCAGAGCAAGTCTGTCCTGTGCCACCGCAAACGCCTACCGAGCatcccagacggcatccccatcGAGACCAGGATCCTGGACCTGAGCAAGAACAAGCTGCAGGCCGTCAACCCGGATGACTTTGCCCCCTATCCTGGTCTAGAGGATTTGGACCTCAGTGGGAACATTATCAGCTATGTGGAGCCGGGGGCCTTCAACCCTCTGTACAGCATGCACTCACTTAGTCTCAAAAGCAATCGTATTAAGCTCATTCCTATGGGCGTCTTCACAGGCCTGTCCAACCTCACCCGGTTGGATGTCAGCGACAACAATATTGTCATCCTGCTGGACTACATGTTCCAGGACTTGAACAATCTGAAGTTCCTGGAGGTGGGTGACAATGACCTAGTGTACATCTCCCACCGGGCGTTCAGTGGACTGCTGAGCCTAGAGACGCTAACCCTCGAGAGATGCAATCTGACGGTGGTGCCTACTGAGGCCCTGTCCCACCTGCACAACCTGGTAAGACTTCACCTGCGATACCTCAGCATCAGCACCTTGCATGCCTACTCCTTCAAGAAGCTGCTCCGATTGCGCCACCTGGAGATTGACAGCTGGACCTCGCTGGACAGTGTGCCGGCCAACACGCTGCACGGCCTCAATTTGACCACGCTTTTCATCACCAACACCAACCTGTCCACCTTCCCATACCAGGCAATCAAGCACCTGCACTACCTGACGCTCCTCAACCTGTCCTTCAACCGCATCAGACACATCGAAGGGAGGATGCTGTCGGAGTTGGTGCACCTAAGGGAACTGCATCTGGTCGGGGCTCAGTTGTCGACCGTTGAACCGTACGCATTTCAGGGCCTCCGGTGGCTCAAGGTCCTCAACGTCTCCCACAACCGTTTGGACACCCTGGAGAAGGGTGTCTTCCAAGCTCCTGAGGCTCTGGAGGTCCTCTTGATCGATGACAACCCCCTGGTTTGCGACTGCCGCCTCATGTGGATCCTGCAGAGGAGGCAGTCCATCTACTTTGGTGACTCGCAGCCGGAGTGCAGTACCCCCGAGGGCATCCGAGGCAGGCCTTTCAGGGAGTTCAAGGAGACCCTGCTCTCCTACTATGTGACGTGCACCAAGCCCAAAATACGGGAGAACAAGACGCAAACAATTGCCGTGGACGAAGGTCAACCAGTGAGACTGCACTGCAGTGTTGAGGGGACCCCCAGGCCGGTGGTGTCGTGGCTGTCCCCACGCCGGCGCCTCCTCACCAACAAGAGCCAAGGTAGAGTCATGGTCCACAACAATGGGACGCTGGAGATCAAGGCGGCCGAGGTGCAGGACGGCGGGGTGTACCTTTGCATGGCAACCAACACTGCGGGTAACGACTCATTAATGACCTCCCTAGCAGTGAAAAGCCTGGGGTCGCTCTACGCAAACAGGACCCAGTACTACACAGATCCCAGCAATGCCACTACCAATGGGACTATCAACGTGACCTACGGCTTGGACCTAAAGACTATCTTAGTGTCGACAGCAATGGGTTGTTTCACATTCCTGGGGGTGGTTTTGTTCTGCTTCCTGCTCCTGTTCGTTTGGAGTCGGGGCAAAGGGAAGCATAAAAACAACATAGATATTGAATACGTACCTCGGTCCAAGTCTAATGGCACCTCTATAGATGGAGGAGCAGAGGGGCAAGCTGGACCCCGTCGCTTTAACATGAAAATGATCTAACATGATTTGTGAATCTGGGAATCCAAATGTTGGGAATAATCTAAGGATTATTTATTAACTTCTGAATTTCCCACTACTGCATGAGAATGCTACCGGGAATGGAAATAGCACTGCAGAGCGCCATAACAGGACACAGGAGTGCAGTCCCAAATCATTCCATCTTATTGGATGCAATGCTACGACATTGTGACGTATGTTTTTGCACAGTTGTCAGTGAGCCTGTCTAATACGGATCCTCCGAAATGAACTTAGTTGCTACCCAGGTGACCTGTAAGGAATAGGTGTCAGTAATCAAGCTTTTCAAATTCAATTTATATACCCAAAAGGAATCCATAAGTGCTGGGTTGGATTTAACGACACTACAGAACCGTGTACAGTACAAATTTGTATCTAAAAGTATTACTCTTATTTGTTTGGTCTTGCACCATGCTTACTCACAGAACAGACTGATCAAACTGAGCATCATTCCCTCCGACCATAATCTTTGCATATGTGTACGTAAATGCTTCATTATGTACGTGTATGTACATATTCATTAAAACAAACTGTTCATAGCAATACTCATGGGATGCAACGTCAGCCAAAATCTCAATTCCCCCAACCTAATAAGCAAAATTGTAACTCCCCACTTATGAAATTGTCCATGAATGTAGGAAAGGGCTTCTACAGGATTGCAACGTCACACTGGAGAAAAGATATCCCTGTTCCcctaaatatttttatttatttattgtcaaccataaaagaaaatgtattttatttatcaaAGTGGTTTGAGGTTTTTACAAAAGTTGGTATTATAACACTATTCTGGGGAGTAATAAATACTTTTGAGGATCTTGAAGTTGACAGAGAACCTACAAGA is from Salvelinus namaycush isolate Seneca chromosome 17, SaNama_1.0, whole genome shotgun sequence and encodes:
- the LOC120061988 gene encoding leucine-rich repeat and immunoglobulin-like domain-containing nogo receptor-interacting protein 2, translated to MLHTALSCWQPFLGLALVAVFVGSALGCPARCDCSAQSKSVLCHRKRLPSIPDGIPIETRILDLSKNKLQAVNPDDFAPYPGLEDLDLSGNIISYVEPGAFNPLYSMHSLSLKSNRIKLIPMGVFTGLSNLTRLDVSDNNIVILLDYMFQDLNNLKFLEVGDNDLVYISHRAFSGLLSLETLTLERCNLTVVPTEALSHLHNLVRLHLRYLSISTLHAYSFKKLLRLRHLEIDSWTSLDSVPANTLHGLNLTTLFITNTNLSTFPYQAIKHLHYLTLLNLSFNRIRHIEGRMLSELVHLRELHLVGAQLSTVEPYAFQGLRWLKVLNVSHNRLDTLEKGVFQAPEALEVLLIDDNPLVCDCRLMWILQRRQSIYFGDSQPECSTPEGIRGRPFREFKETLLSYYVTCTKPKIRENKTQTIAVDEGQPVRLHCSVEGTPRPVVSWLSPRRRLLTNKSQGRVMVHNNGTLEIKAAEVQDGGVYLCMATNTAGNDSLMTSLAVKSLGSLYANRTQYYTDPSNATTNGTINVTYGLDLKTILVSTAMGCFTFLGVVLFCFLLLFVWSRGKGKHKNNIDIEYVPRSKSNGTSIDGGAEGQAGPRRFNMKMI